One Amorphoplanes digitatis genomic window carries:
- a CDS encoding M28 family peptidase, with protein sequence MSNVNEPRIVAASRALARPPRRALTALATVLALAVVAALAWQSVRPPAARPAGAPASDFSAGRAFERVQAIATGPHVAGSAANSAVRDQVLAALRAAGLTAEVQDTTSVQGGELSSSAGGTGLARVRNVVALLPGTASTGRIFLVAHYDSAQTGPGGNDDAAGTATVLEAARALAGGPRLRNDVVFVLTDAEEACLCGAQAFVEQHPLAQGGGVVLNLEARGSSGPAIMFETAADNAALVGAFAKAPKPVGTSFAVEIYRRLPNDTDFTAFRERGFTGLNTAYIDGAAVYHAPTDTPSAMDTDSLQHLGDNTLALARDLGDRDLAGLRSGADATYFPVPGGLAVYPGALTWPLAALALLAELALAWLARRRGLAGTGRLAAGFGLALVPIVVVPVLAQLLWALLKVIRPGYAELPIDPYRPFWYRLAILALAALVVFAWYALLRRRLGPAALAIGGLGWLAVLGLVLAAFAPGGSYLTALPALAGALAGIAAVFLRGWWPVVALALGAAVAIIVLLPTVIMFFPALGLNLAASGAFIATLLGLALLPVIDLLHPEAGGQRGMVAARARRLGALPALAAAVAVLACTATGLVVDRFDAAHPAPTHLMYALDTDTNEALWLSAEASPQQWTSQYVFGPAATVTATLPAFGAEKLLAGPAQAATLPAPLLTKVADSTAGDLRTVRLRLAPQRPVRLVTLHVGAETTVTAATAGGRPVPTDRTAGGPWGFGFVFHAPPADGVEITMTVRGTAPLKIRVMDASDGLSTLPGFKPRPADVGITGSHSSEMLAVAHTYTL encoded by the coding sequence ATGTCAAACGTGAACGAACCCCGGATCGTGGCCGCCTCGCGCGCCCTGGCACGCCCCCCTCGGCGGGCGCTGACCGCCCTGGCCACAGTCCTGGCGCTCGCGGTGGTCGCGGCGCTGGCGTGGCAGTCCGTGCGGCCGCCCGCGGCCCGCCCGGCCGGCGCGCCCGCCTCCGACTTCAGCGCGGGCCGGGCGTTCGAGCGGGTCCAGGCGATCGCCACCGGGCCGCACGTGGCCGGCAGCGCGGCCAACTCGGCGGTCCGCGACCAGGTGCTCGCCGCCCTGCGCGCCGCCGGACTCACCGCCGAGGTGCAGGACACCACGTCGGTGCAGGGCGGCGAGTTGTCCTCCAGCGCCGGCGGCACGGGCCTGGCCCGGGTCCGCAACGTCGTGGCGCTGCTGCCGGGCACCGCGTCGACCGGACGGATCTTCCTGGTCGCGCACTACGACTCGGCGCAGACCGGGCCGGGCGGCAACGACGACGCGGCCGGCACCGCGACCGTGCTGGAGGCGGCGCGCGCCCTGGCCGGCGGGCCGCGCCTGCGCAACGACGTCGTCTTCGTGCTGACCGACGCCGAGGAGGCCTGCCTCTGCGGCGCGCAGGCCTTCGTCGAGCAGCATCCGCTGGCGCAGGGCGGCGGCGTGGTGCTCAACCTGGAGGCCCGCGGCAGCAGCGGCCCGGCGATCATGTTCGAGACGGCGGCGGACAACGCGGCCCTGGTCGGCGCGTTCGCGAAGGCGCCGAAGCCGGTGGGCACCTCGTTCGCGGTCGAGATCTACCGGCGGCTGCCGAACGACACGGACTTCACGGCGTTTCGCGAGCGGGGCTTCACGGGGCTGAACACCGCGTACATCGACGGCGCGGCGGTGTACCACGCGCCGACCGACACGCCGTCCGCGATGGATACCGACAGCCTGCAACACCTCGGCGACAACACGCTGGCGCTGGCCCGCGACCTGGGCGACCGCGACCTGGCCGGGCTGAGGTCCGGCGCGGACGCCACCTACTTCCCGGTGCCGGGCGGGCTCGCCGTCTACCCCGGCGCGCTGACCTGGCCGCTGGCCGCGCTGGCGCTGCTGGCCGAGCTCGCCCTGGCCTGGCTGGCCCGGCGCCGCGGCCTGGCCGGCACAGGCCGGCTCGCGGCGGGCTTCGGCCTGGCCCTGGTGCCGATCGTCGTGGTACCGGTGCTGGCCCAGCTCCTCTGGGCGCTGCTCAAGGTCATCCGTCCGGGGTACGCCGAGCTGCCCATCGACCCGTACCGCCCGTTCTGGTACAGGCTGGCGATCCTGGCGCTGGCCGCCCTCGTCGTCTTCGCCTGGTACGCGCTGCTGCGCCGCCGGCTGGGCCCGGCGGCGCTGGCGATCGGCGGCCTGGGCTGGCTGGCGGTGCTCGGGCTGGTGCTTGCCGCGTTCGCGCCCGGCGGGTCGTACCTGACGGCCCTGCCGGCCCTGGCGGGCGCGCTCGCCGGCATCGCCGCCGTGTTCCTGCGCGGCTGGTGGCCGGTGGTGGCGCTGGCGCTGGGCGCGGCGGTCGCGATCATCGTGCTGCTCCCGACCGTGATCATGTTCTTCCCGGCGCTCGGCCTGAACCTCGCGGCCTCCGGCGCGTTCATCGCCACCCTGCTGGGGCTCGCCCTCCTTCCGGTGATCGACCTGCTGCACCCGGAGGCGGGCGGCCAGCGTGGCATGGTCGCCGCCCGCGCCCGCCGGCTGGGCGCGCTGCCGGCGCTGGCGGCGGCGGTTGCCGTGCTGGCCTGCACCGCGACGGGCCTGGTCGTGGACCGCTTCGACGCGGCACACCCCGCGCCGACCCACCTCATGTACGCCCTGGACACCGACACCAACGAGGCGCTCTGGCTCAGCGCCGAGGCCTCGCCGCAGCAGTGGACCTCGCAGTACGTGTTCGGCCCGGCGGCGACCGTCACCGCGACCCTGCCGGCGTTCGGCGCCGAGAAGCTGCTCGCCGGGCCGGCTCAGGCCGCGACGCTGCCCGCGCCGCTGCTGACCAAGGTGGCCGACTCGACCGCCGGCGACCTGCGCACGGTCCGGCTGCGGCTGGCGCCGCAACGCCCGGTCCGGCTGGTCACCCTGCACGTCGGCGCCGAGACGACGGTCACGGCGGCCACCGCCGGCGGCCGGCCCGTCCCGACGGACCGGACCGCGGGCGGCCCGTGGGGGTTCGGCTTCGTCTTCCACGCGCCGCCGGCGGACGGCGTGGAGATCACCATGACGGTACGCGGCACGGCGCCGCTGAAGATCCGCGTCATGGACGCCAGCGACGGCCTCTCCACCCTCCCGGGCTTCAAGCCCCGCCCGGCCGACGTGGGGATCACCGGCTCACACAGCTCCGAGATGCTGGCGGTGGCGCACACGTACACCCTCTGA
- a CDS encoding Smr/MutS family protein has protein sequence MKLKLDLHDIFNRGTEIDRALRGIIDEAIQKKATLVEIIPGKGSGALKKKVLRFLDQKEIKQLYHRVEKDGDNWGRLFIHFRFEPAQGRGRRGR, from the coding sequence GTGAAGCTCAAGCTGGATCTCCACGACATCTTCAACCGCGGTACCGAGATCGACAGGGCGCTGCGCGGCATCATCGACGAGGCCATCCAGAAGAAGGCGACCCTTGTCGAGATCATCCCGGGCAAGGGGTCGGGAGCCCTCAAGAAGAAGGTGCTCCGCTTCCTGGACCAGAAGGAGATCAAGCAGCTCTACCACCGGGTGGAGAAGGACGGCGACAACTGGGGCCGGCTGTTCATCCACTTCCGCTTCGAGCCGGCGCAGGGCCGCGGCCGCCGCGGCCGGTGA
- a CDS encoding tetratricopeptide repeat protein, which yields MDLLEEYRRATFIFESGDPLGAARLLEPIVEAEPGNAAVRQLLARAYFNSAQLTRAEAQLRALIEHDPSDHYAHHVLGRTLERAGRFREALPHLRLAAAMKQHDDYTDAVRRAETWLGKNDGA from the coding sequence GTGGATCTTCTCGAGGAGTACCGCAGGGCCACCTTCATCTTCGAGTCCGGCGACCCGCTCGGCGCGGCCCGCCTCCTGGAACCGATAGTCGAGGCGGAGCCCGGCAACGCCGCGGTCCGGCAGCTACTGGCCCGCGCCTACTTCAACTCGGCCCAGCTGACCAGGGCGGAGGCGCAGCTACGGGCGCTGATCGAGCATGACCCGTCCGATCACTACGCGCACCACGTCCTCGGCCGGACCCTGGAGCGGGCGGGGCGCTTCCGCGAGGCACTGCCGCACCTGCGCCTGGCGGCCGCGATGAAACAGCACGACGACTACACCGACGCGGTCCGCCGGGCCGAGACTTGGCTGGGCAAGAACGACGGCGCATAG